Proteins encoded by one window of Lutibacter sp. A64:
- a CDS encoding TetR/AcrR family transcriptional regulator yields MARKIDEEKLARIKQATMKTIVDCGIEKTTIAMIAKNANVSGGYLYRLYSGKQALIDELYFDKINSIIGELEFLINLKHTSIAPIIKIFIQNRFVFAINETEASNFFYQLLHNDNFIIPDILKDKGLSLMQELLNIGKKSGEIGKNVGILDLSYHILIYAIDYVHYKKNNFLGIEEEDPYKDKVNYITNNILNILKQDN; encoded by the coding sequence ATGGCTAGAAAAATAGATGAAGAGAAATTGGCTCGTATAAAACAAGCAACTATGAAAACCATTGTTGACTGTGGAATAGAAAAAACTACTATCGCTATGATTGCTAAAAATGCAAATGTTAGTGGTGGTTATTTATACAGACTTTACAGTGGTAAACAAGCGTTGATTGATGAATTATATTTTGATAAAATTAACTCTATAATAGGTGAATTAGAATTTCTAATTAACTTAAAACACACAAGCATCGCTCCTATTATCAAAATCTTTATTCAAAACAGATTTGTATTTGCCATAAACGAAACTGAAGCCTCCAATTTCTTTTACCAACTATTACACAATGATAACTTTATAATACCAGATATTTTAAAAGATAAAGGCTTGTCTTTAATGCAAGAACTTTTAAATATTGGTAAAAAATCTGGTGAAATTGGCAAAAATGTTGGAATTCTAGATTTAAGTTATCACATACTTATTTATGCCATAGATTATGTTCATTATAAAAAGAATAATTTTTTAGGTATTGAAGAAGAAGACCCTTACAAAGATAAGGTTAACTACATTACAAATAACATTTTAAATATACTAAAACAAGATAATTAA
- a CDS encoding ABC transporter permease, whose product MKSYLHIVKREFRMLFHNKSMFIFAVILPFVSMLFFLSLLNNGVARDLPIAVIDLDNSSTSRNIISQLEATPELKVAFKPTSQLEGEKLIQELKVYGLVTVPKNFGKDLNQGKQVSIINQFNSNLLLASGLENKAFKKAIGIISAGINVQKQLKKGVYIEQAKTNYQPITQNNHVFANPYTNYSYYLNSGFLTLFFQIFVILTTIYCFGNDLKFNKGEKLYNIGKGNITTIVLGKITPYTLWFFLVGIILLITMFVFEDFPLHGNKAVVLLSLFLLITASQAFAILFLVIGKSFREALTFGSGFAAVGLSFSGITFPIFGMPKVLQWMSELFPFTHFLDLFLDQTQRGIPVYYSFYSICALVVLTIAPLLLSYNKLKKLLKQGAFLQRI is encoded by the coding sequence ATGAAATCGTATTTACATATTGTAAAACGCGAATTTAGAATGTTATTTCATAACAAGTCTATGTTTATTTTTGCGGTAATATTACCATTTGTTTCTATGCTATTTTTCCTTAGCTTATTAAATAATGGTGTTGCCCGAGATTTACCAATAGCTGTTATAGATCTAGATAATTCTTCAACTTCAAGAAATATAATTAGTCAATTAGAAGCAACTCCAGAATTAAAAGTGGCTTTTAAACCTACTAGCCAATTAGAAGGCGAAAAATTAATTCAAGAATTAAAAGTTTATGGGCTAGTTACTGTTCCTAAAAATTTTGGTAAAGATCTTAATCAAGGAAAACAAGTTTCTATTATCAATCAATTTAATAGTAACTTGTTATTGGCTTCTGGATTAGAAAATAAAGCGTTTAAAAAGGCTATTGGAATTATATCTGCTGGTATAAATGTTCAAAAACAACTAAAAAAAGGTGTTTATATTGAGCAAGCTAAAACCAATTATCAACCAATAACCCAAAATAATCACGTATTTGCTAATCCATATACCAATTACTCCTATTATTTAAATTCGGGATTTTTAACCCTCTTTTTCCAAATATTTGTAATACTGACCACTATTTATTGTTTTGGAAACGATTTAAAATTCAATAAAGGAGAAAAGCTTTATAATATAGGAAAAGGCAATATAACAACAATAGTTTTGGGTAAAATTACGCCTTATACGCTGTGGTTCTTTTTAGTTGGCATCATACTTTTAATTACCATGTTTGTTTTTGAAGATTTTCCTTTACATGGAAATAAAGCCGTAGTTTTACTCTCTTTATTTCTATTAATAACAGCATCACAAGCTTTTGCTATTCTATTTTTAGTAATAGGAAAAAGTTTTAGAGAAGCACTAACATTTGGATCTGGTTTTGCTGCTGTGGGTTTATCCTTTTCTGGAATTACGTTTCCAATATTTGGTATGCCTAAAGTATTACAGTGGATGAGTGAATTATTTCCGTTTACACATTTCTTAGATTTATTTTTAGATCAAACGCAAAGGGGAATACCTGTGTATTACTCATTTTATTCCATTTGCGCATTGGTTGTATTAACAATTGCACCTCTTTTATTAAGTTACAATAAGCTAAAAAAACTTTTAAAGCAGGGAGCTTTTCTTCAACGTATTTAA
- a CDS encoding Y-family DNA polymerase codes for MYAILDCNSFYASCERVFKPNLIGKPIVVLSNNDGCVIARSSEVKDLIPMGAEAFKYEAVFKENNIHVFSSNYSLYGDLSTRVMNIIRLFSPDVEVYSIDEAFFKLDHIKDEDLEAYVLKIKKTVEKWVGIPVSIGVAPTKSLSKVANKIAKKFTDRTKGVYVIASEEQRIKALKWTKVENVWGIGRRIAKKLKQLNINTAYQFTQLPDQFVKKQFSVVGLRLKQDLSGIEVIGAEKIQDKQNISTTRTFEKALRDFEPIKERIATFANSCAQKLRNQRSECTYLYVFLRTSSYTEIKRNVGMVVHLPYATNSSITICNFAIKGLQQLYEKGYNYKKAGVNVMGIRPEKVHQFSLFLDEAPKHKVLMKVMDRINLKYRTPKIKIANQNLDKTWKMKQEHLSPRYTTVIDEIIEIKCD; via the coding sequence ATGTATGCTATTTTAGATTGTAATAGTTTTTATGCCTCTTGCGAGCGTGTATTTAAGCCTAATTTAATAGGGAAACCCATAGTGGTTTTATCTAATAATGATGGTTGTGTAATAGCGCGCAGCAGTGAAGTAAAGGATTTAATTCCTATGGGAGCAGAAGCTTTTAAGTACGAAGCTGTTTTTAAAGAAAATAACATTCATGTGTTTTCGTCAAATTATTCATTATACGGAGATTTAAGTACACGGGTAATGAATATTATTCGGCTATTTTCGCCAGATGTTGAAGTCTATTCTATAGATGAAGCTTTTTTTAAATTAGATCATATTAAAGATGAAGATTTAGAAGCGTATGTTTTAAAAATTAAAAAAACTGTTGAAAAATGGGTAGGAATTCCAGTTAGTATTGGTGTAGCACCTACAAAATCGCTATCTAAAGTAGCAAATAAAATTGCGAAAAAATTTACAGACAGAACAAAAGGAGTGTATGTTATTGCTTCGGAAGAACAACGAATTAAAGCCTTAAAATGGACAAAAGTTGAAAATGTTTGGGGAATAGGGAGGCGTATTGCAAAAAAACTAAAACAATTAAACATTAATACGGCTTATCAATTTACGCAGTTACCAGATCAATTTGTAAAAAAACAGTTTTCAGTTGTTGGTTTACGATTAAAGCAAGACTTATCGGGTATAGAGGTTATTGGAGCTGAAAAAATACAGGACAAACAAAATATATCTACTACGCGTACTTTTGAAAAAGCCTTGCGAGATTTTGAACCTATAAAAGAACGTATTGCTACGTTTGCAAATTCATGTGCTCAAAAATTAAGAAATCAAAGGTCGGAGTGTACTTATTTATACGTTTTTTTAAGAACTAGTAGTTATACAGAAATAAAGCGAAATGTTGGAATGGTGGTACATTTACCGTATGCTACAAATTCTAGTATTACTATTTGTAATTTTGCAATTAAAGGTCTTCAACAATTATATGAAAAAGGATATAATTATAAAAAAGCAGGTGTAAATGTTATGGGAATTCGCCCAGAAAAAGTACATCAGTTTTCTTTATTTTTAGACGAAGCGCCTAAACATAAAGTTTTAATGAAAGTTATGGACCGTATAAATTTAAAATACAGAACTCCAAAAATTAAAATAGCAAATCAAAATTTAGATAAAACTTGGAAAATGAAACAAGAGCATTTGTCGCCAAGATATACAACGGTAATTGATGAAATAATAGAAATTAAATGCGATTAA
- a CDS encoding energy transducer TonB, with the protein MCLLLILMFFVGMTYLDPPEEYGIAVNFGTSNVGQGNVQPKEPLAPAPEQVEEEIEEVQEEIKEEVVEESTVEEVEEVSEDVATQESEESIAIKKKEEAKKKAEEIAKQAKLQKEKIEREKQAAIAKQKAEEAEKRKKLDALIGGVSNSEGTATGGEGNDNEAGDKGKITGDPNASGYYGNGGGGGEGDYNLGGRKPLNRPKPNYICNEEGLVVVSIEVDTNGRVIKATAGVKGSTNTATCLLTQAREAALKTTWQADSNAPSKQVGTIKYRFSLSK; encoded by the coding sequence ATGTGCTTGTTATTAATTCTAATGTTTTTTGTTGGAATGACTTATTTAGATCCACCTGAAGAATATGGAATAGCAGTTAATTTTGGTACTTCAAATGTAGGGCAAGGAAATGTGCAACCAAAAGAACCTTTGGCACCAGCTCCAGAACAAGTTGAAGAAGAGATAGAAGAAGTACAAGAGGAAATTAAAGAAGAAGTTGTTGAAGAAAGTACAGTTGAAGAAGTAGAAGAAGTTTCTGAAGATGTAGCTACGCAAGAGAGTGAAGAGTCCATCGCTATAAAAAAGAAAGAAGAAGCTAAGAAAAAAGCAGAAGAGATTGCCAAACAAGCCAAACTTCAAAAAGAAAAGATAGAACGAGAAAAACAAGCCGCAATTGCTAAACAAAAAGCCGAAGAAGCAGAAAAAAGAAAAAAATTAGATGCTTTAATTGGTGGTGTTAGCAATTCTGAAGGAACTGCAACAGGTGGTGAAGGAAATGACAATGAAGCTGGTGATAAAGGTAAAATAACTGGAGACCCTAATGCTAGTGGATACTATGGAAATGGAGGCGGAGGAGGAGAAGGTGATTATAACTTAGGTGGTAGAAAACCTTTAAACAGGCCAAAGCCAAATTATATTTGTAATGAAGAAGGTTTAGTTGTTGTTAGTATTGAAGTAGATACTAACGGCCGTGTAATTAAAGCTACTGCAGGTGTAAAAGGGTCTACAAATACAGCAACTTGTTTATTAACACAGGCAAGGGAAGCAGCTTTAAAAACTACCTGGCAGGCAGATTCTAATGCTCCATCTAAACAAGTAGGTACTATAAAATATAGATTTTCGTTATCTAAATAA
- a CDS encoding ExbD/TolR family protein: MDIRGRNKVNPNFNMSSMTDIVFLLLIFFMITSTLVTTSALDILLPKASGKTENRQSTAVSITKNLTYYIDSKKVNENSLEQDLLKVLAGKDNPTIVLRAEEGVPIEKAVKIMDIANRNRFKVILAVRPK; this comes from the coding sequence ATGGATATTAGAGGTAGAAATAAAGTAAATCCAAATTTTAACATGTCGTCTATGACAGATATTGTGTTTTTACTCCTCATTTTTTTTATGATTACTTCAACATTGGTTACAACTAGTGCTTTAGATATTTTATTGCCTAAAGCAAGTGGTAAAACCGAAAATAGACAATCAACGGCTGTAAGTATCACAAAAAATTTAACCTATTATATTGATAGTAAAAAGGTAAATGAAAACAGTTTGGAACAAGACTTGTTAAAAGTATTAGCAGGTAAAGACAATCCAACCATAGTTTTAAGAGCAGAAGAAGGAGTTCCTATCGAAAAAGCTGTAAAAATTATGGATATTGCAAATAGAAACAGATTTAAAGTAATATTAGCAGTAAGACCAAAATAA
- a CDS encoding TolC family protein: MLTHLNLVLKPTVKKITFLLVFITASITAQELSLKEAYSLMLSKNGDLNASQEEVNAKQEEQKAVQGLGYPSLSVSATYLNLDNDIEVDLNEQRTMVSGLLGVADPSVLGDWNFTLQDKNLGFASADINWPIFAGGKINAANKASKIKYELSENHHKIKTNALTIQLIDYYFKLKLAKEAEDLRQKVYETIQLHNDHATKLFENGIIPEVETLNAKVALSNAKRELLAAHKDVSLATTAIKNLIGDATFNTTSTDFISPLIQPSLNEFQQEMIQENEQLKFLEKNEKLAEVGIKVENSEYFPKIALFGKHTFWKNNLSLLKTKWLVGVGASWELFNGFEREHKIKAAKHKVLQVQELEKQAKLNLLTYTEKLYNELEKQREQYNSLEADLALAEKLKYMRTRAFEEGTGTSLEVIDATLQLTQIKLFKMKALYHYNTTYGELMVSLNKTENFLNQI, encoded by the coding sequence ATGCTTACTCATTTAAATTTGGTGTTAAAACCAACTGTAAAAAAAATTACATTTTTATTAGTTTTTATTACTGCCAGTATTACGGCGCAAGAGTTATCACTAAAAGAAGCTTACAGTTTAATGCTTTCAAAAAATGGTGATTTAAATGCTTCTCAAGAAGAAGTAAATGCAAAACAGGAAGAGCAAAAAGCAGTACAGGGATTAGGGTACCCGTCACTTAGTGTTTCTGCAACTTATTTAAATTTAGACAACGATATAGAAGTCGATTTAAATGAACAACGTACAATGGTTAGCGGACTTCTTGGTGTCGCCGACCCTTCGGTATTAGGAGATTGGAATTTTACATTGCAAGATAAAAATTTAGGTTTTGCATCAGCAGATATTAATTGGCCAATATTTGCTGGAGGAAAAATAAATGCTGCAAATAAAGCTTCAAAAATTAAATATGAGCTTTCAGAAAACCACCATAAAATAAAAACGAATGCTTTAACAATTCAATTAATCGATTATTATTTTAAACTTAAGCTGGCCAAAGAAGCAGAAGATTTACGTCAAAAAGTGTATGAAACAATACAATTGCACAACGATCACGCTACTAAATTATTTGAAAACGGTATAATTCCTGAAGTAGAAACTTTAAATGCAAAAGTTGCTTTATCTAATGCTAAACGCGAGTTGTTAGCTGCGCATAAAGATGTTTCTTTAGCTACCACAGCCATTAAAAACTTAATTGGTGACGCAACGTTTAATACAACTTCTACAGATTTTATAAGTCCACTAATACAACCTTCATTAAATGAATTTCAACAAGAAATGATTCAAGAAAATGAACAATTAAAGTTTTTAGAAAAAAATGAAAAACTAGCTGAAGTTGGCATTAAAGTTGAAAACAGTGAATATTTTCCAAAAATAGCCTTATTTGGTAAGCATACGTTTTGGAAAAATAACTTATCACTTTTAAAAACAAAATGGTTAGTTGGTGTTGGTGCTTCTTGGGAATTGTTTAATGGCTTTGAAAGAGAACATAAAATTAAAGCCGCAAAACATAAAGTTTTACAAGTTCAAGAATTAGAAAAACAAGCAAAATTAAATTTATTGACCTATACCGAAAAGCTATATAACGAATTAGAAAAACAACGAGAGCAATACAATAGTTTAGAAGCAGATTTAGCTTTAGCTGAAAAATTAAAGTATATGAGAACTCGTGCTTTTGAAGAAGGAACAGGTACTTCTCTAGAAGTTATTGATGCAACACTTCAATTAACTCAAATAAAATTATTTAAAATGAAAGCGCTTTACCATTATAATACAACCTATGGCGAATTAATGGTAAGTCTAAATAAAACAGAAAATTTCTTGAATCAAATTTAA
- a CDS encoding acyl-CoA dehydrogenase has protein sequence MDFNFTEEQIMIRDAARNFAQKELLPGVIERDEQQQFPAEQVKKMGELGFLGMMVDPKYGGSGLDTVSYVLAMEEISKIDASASVIMSVNNSLVCWGLETYGTEEQKQKYLVPLATGEIIGAFCLSEPEAGSDATSQKTTAIDKGDYYLLNGTKNWITNGNNASVYLVIAQTDVSKGHKGINVLIVEKGMDGFVVGPKENKLGIRGSDTHSLMFTDVKVPKENRIGEDGFGFKFAMKTLAGGRIGIASQALGIASGAYELALKYSKERKSFGKEISKHQAIAFKLADMATQIEAARMLCLKAAWEKDQKLNYDLSGAMAKLYAAEMAMAITIEAVQIHGGYGFVKEYHVERLMRDAKITQIYEGTSEIQKIVISRSVLNN, from the coding sequence ATGGATTTTAACTTTACAGAAGAACAAATAATGATACGCGATGCTGCACGTAATTTTGCTCAAAAAGAACTATTACCAGGTGTAATTGAACGCGACGAACAACAACAATTTCCAGCTGAACAAGTAAAAAAAATGGGAGAACTTGGTTTTCTAGGAATGATGGTTGATCCTAAATATGGAGGAAGTGGTTTAGATACTGTTTCGTATGTATTAGCAATGGAAGAAATTTCTAAAATTGATGCGTCAGCTTCGGTAATAATGTCTGTAAACAACTCATTAGTATGTTGGGGATTAGAAACTTATGGAACCGAAGAACAAAAACAAAAATATTTAGTTCCATTAGCTACTGGTGAAATTATTGGTGCATTTTGTTTAAGCGAACCTGAAGCCGGTTCTGATGCTACTTCTCAAAAAACAACAGCTATAGACAAGGGCGATTATTACCTTTTAAACGGTACAAAAAATTGGATTACAAATGGTAATAATGCAAGCGTTTATTTAGTTATTGCACAAACAGATGTTAGCAAAGGACATAAGGGTATTAATGTTTTAATTGTTGAAAAAGGAATGGATGGCTTTGTTGTAGGACCAAAAGAAAATAAATTAGGAATTCGAGGTTCAGATACACATTCTTTAATGTTTACCGATGTAAAAGTACCTAAAGAAAATAGAATTGGAGAAGATGGCTTTGGTTTTAAATTTGCAATGAAAACACTTGCTGGTGGAAGAATTGGAATTGCATCCCAAGCATTAGGAATAGCTTCTGGAGCTTACGAATTAGCTTTAAAATATTCTAAAGAACGTAAATCTTTTGGCAAAGAAATAAGCAAACACCAAGCTATTGCCTTTAAATTAGCCGATATGGCAACTCAAATTGAAGCTGCGCGTATGTTATGCTTAAAAGCTGCTTGGGAAAAAGATCAAAAGTTAAATTACGATTTAAGTGGAGCAATGGCTAAATTATATGCGGCAGAAATGGCAATGGCAATTACTATTGAAGCCGTTCAAATTCACGGTGGTTATGGTTTTGTTAAAGAATACCACGTAGAACGTTTAATGCGAGATGCTAAAATTACACAAATTTACGAGGGCACTTCAGAAATTCAAAAAATTGTTATTTCACGAAGTGTTTTAAATAATTAA
- a CDS encoding ABC transporter permease produces the protein MKNLYKKYHRVQVSFKNTFITEWNAIKSDKAVISTFLLVTFGILTIYTYIYSKEVITDVPVAIVNQDSSKTSRDYIAMLDASEGTKTITNYTDIQEAKRDYYAKKVMGIVIIPKNFEKDIRSGKQTTITSFSDASNMIFYKKVLVDITVTTGTFNAGIVIKKDMSSGTPIAIAKKNYSPIQPISTSLFNTSAGYATYLIPILTALIVQLVILMGIGIINGSRKEDKSIHTNFPRLLHKGGTVPVLLAKASLYSLIFAVILPIQIGIIYTIFDIPIRASLGEIYLFSLPYLTAVIFLGIAISSLFKRREDSTIFLVLLSVPSLMLSGLSFPMEGFSVFYQQLAKLLPSTSGITGFVKLIQMEATFNDVIYDWYRLWALTIIYFIIAVITLKVRAYNEKRNFKYS, from the coding sequence ATGAAAAATTTATATAAAAAATATCATAGAGTTCAGGTTTCATTTAAAAATACATTTATTACAGAATGGAATGCTATAAAATCTGACAAAGCTGTAATTAGTACATTTCTTTTAGTAACATTTGGTATTTTAACAATATACACATACATCTATTCTAAAGAAGTTATTACAGATGTTCCTGTAGCTATTGTAAATCAAGATAGCTCTAAAACAAGTAGAGATTATATTGCAATGCTAGATGCTTCGGAAGGCACAAAAACAATTACAAATTACACCGACATTCAAGAAGCTAAAAGAGATTATTATGCTAAAAAAGTGATGGGAATTGTAATTATTCCTAAAAACTTTGAAAAAGATATTAGAAGCGGAAAACAAACAACTATTACGTCTTTTTCCGATGCTTCAAATATGATTTTTTATAAAAAAGTATTAGTTGATATTACAGTAACAACAGGAACTTTTAATGCAGGAATTGTTATAAAAAAGGATATGTCTAGTGGTACGCCTATAGCAATTGCAAAGAAAAATTATAGTCCAATACAGCCTATTTCTACAAGCTTATTTAATACATCTGCTGGATATGCAACATATTTAATACCAATACTTACAGCTTTAATAGTTCAATTGGTAATATTAATGGGAATTGGTATTATTAATGGCTCTAGAAAAGAAGATAAATCTATACATACTAATTTCCCTAGATTGTTACATAAAGGCGGAACAGTGCCGGTTTTATTAGCCAAAGCTAGTTTGTATTCGTTAATATTTGCGGTTATATTACCTATTCAAATTGGAATAATCTATACCATATTTGATATTCCTATTAGAGCGTCTTTAGGTGAAATTTATTTGTTTTCATTACCATATTTAACAGCTGTAATTTTCTTAGGAATTGCAATTAGTAGTCTTTTTAAAAGACGAGAAGATTCTACAATATTTTTAGTATTATTATCTGTACCGTCTTTAATGTTAAGCGGGTTGTCTTTTCCTATGGAAGGATTCTCTGTTTTTTACCAGCAGTTAGCAAAACTATTGCCATCAACATCTGGAATTACAGGTTTTGTAAAATTAATTCAAATGGAAGCCACTTTTAATGATGTTATTTATGATTGGTATCGCTTATGGGCGCTTACTATAATTTATTTTATAATAGCGGTAATAACACTAAAAGTAAGAGCTTATAATGAAAAAAGAAATTTTAAATATTCTTAA
- a CDS encoding MotA/TolQ/ExbB proton channel family protein: protein MLQNSDDLLNETISEEKTLSIYKLIMDGGVGGQVIIAILIVLLAVALYIYFERFFAIKAAAKTDSNFMNQIRDHVSHGKLDAAKVLCAQVNSPASRLIEKGISRIGKPLADINSAIENAGRLEIYKLEKNVPVLATIAGAAPMIGFLGTVIGMIVAIHEIANAGGQIDIKMLSDGLYTAMTTTVAGLIVGIISYIQYNHLVVRTNKVVYEMEAKSVEFLDLLNEPI, encoded by the coding sequence ATGTTACAAAATTCAGACGATTTGTTAAACGAAACTATTTCTGAAGAAAAAACACTTTCAATTTATAAATTAATTATGGATGGAGGCGTTGGAGGTCAAGTTATTATTGCTATTTTAATTGTATTATTGGCTGTTGCGCTATACATATATTTTGAACGATTTTTTGCCATAAAAGCAGCTGCAAAAACCGATAGTAATTTTATGAATCAGATTAGAGATCACGTTTCACATGGTAAATTAGATGCAGCAAAAGTGTTATGTGCACAGGTTAATTCTCCAGCTTCACGTTTAATTGAAAAAGGAATTTCTAGAATTGGAAAACCTTTAGCTGATATTAATTCGGCTATTGAGAATGCGGGTAGATTAGAGATTTATAAATTAGAAAAAAATGTTCCTGTATTAGCAACTATTGCTGGGGCTGCACCTATGATTGGGTTTTTAGGAACCGTAATTGGTATGATTGTAGCAATTCACGAAATTGCAAATGCAGGTGGCCAAATAGATATTAAAATGCTGTCAGATGGATTATATACTGCTATGACAACTACTGTGGCTGGTTTAATTGTAGGTATTATTTCGTACATACAATACAATCATTTAGTAGTTAGAACTAATAAAGTTGTATATGAAATGGAGGCAAAATCTGTTGAGTTTTTAGATTTATTAAACGAGCCAATTTAA
- a CDS encoding HlyD family secretion protein produces the protein MKNSKVIKSAVTTIIILILVLTGIWFISKPKTTILQGRVEAKEIYLSSKLPTRLKSIEVKEGTSVTKGQLLATLESPEIDARELQALAAKDAANAQKDKARNGARKEEINAYKSLYEKATAGANVMLKSYERIENLFKDGVVSEQQKDEVFAKKEAALNDQKAAYNKYQLALKGARSEDIEAANALVRKAEGALSELESYKNERFIISPIDAEVLDFLPEEGELIGAGYPVAHLVDLSNSYAIVNVKETDLYNFKKGSEFKATVPALENKEITFQIYYVAALGDYATWNATKSTGDFDIRTFEIKATPKTSETELRPGMSILIDYSQFNK, from the coding sequence ATGAAAAATTCAAAAGTTATAAAATCAGCTGTCACTACCATTATTATTTTAATTTTAGTGCTAACAGGAATATGGTTTATTAGCAAACCAAAAACAACTATTTTGCAAGGTAGAGTTGAAGCTAAAGAAATATATTTATCTTCAAAATTACCAACACGTTTAAAATCTATTGAAGTAAAAGAAGGTACAAGTGTAACAAAAGGACAATTATTAGCTACCTTAGAAAGTCCAGAAATAGATGCTAGAGAATTACAAGCTCTAGCCGCTAAAGATGCTGCAAATGCACAAAAAGATAAAGCTAGAAATGGCGCAAGAAAAGAAGAAATAAATGCTTATAAAAGTTTATATGAAAAAGCAACAGCAGGTGCAAATGTTATGTTGAAATCATACGAACGCATTGAAAATTTATTTAAAGATGGTGTGGTTTCGGAACAACAAAAAGATGAAGTTTTTGCTAAAAAAGAAGCAGCTTTAAACGATCAAAAAGCAGCGTATAACAAATATCAATTAGCTTTAAAGGGTGCAAGAAGTGAAGATATTGAAGCTGCAAATGCTTTAGTTAGAAAAGCTGAAGGAGCTTTAAGTGAGTTAGAAAGTTATAAAAACGAGCGTTTTATTATAAGTCCTATAGATGCAGAAGTATTGGATTTTTTACCTGAAGAAGGCGAATTAATTGGAGCTGGTTATCCTGTAGCCCACTTGGTAGATTTATCAAATTCTTACGCCATAGTAAATGTAAAGGAAACAGATCTTTATAATTTTAAAAAAGGCTCAGAGTTTAAGGCTACGGTTCCTGCTTTAGAAAATAAAGAAATTACTTTTCAAATTTATTATGTAGCTGCTTTAGGTGATTATGCTACTTGGAATGCCACAAAATCTACTGGTGATTTTGACATTAGAACTTTTGAAATAAAAGCAACGCCAAAAACTTCAGAGACAGAATTACGCCCAGGGATGAGTATTTTAATTGATTATTCACAATTTAATAAATAA
- a CDS encoding LexA family protein, with amino-acid sequence MRLKKEIATDKLMFYVPEKSVHIKRPIVNEDIAAGFPSPAEDFKEIRISLDKELVQNENATFYARVRGNSMIDANIEDGDLLVIDRSIETRDGKIAVCMLDGEFTIKRLKVEKDCMYLMPENSNYKPIKVTAENELIIWGIVTYVVKKV; translated from the coding sequence ATGCGATTAAAAAAAGAAATAGCAACTGATAAATTAATGTTTTATGTTCCAGAAAAATCGGTACATATAAAACGGCCAATTGTAAATGAAGATATTGCAGCTGGTTTTCCTTCGCCTGCTGAAGATTTTAAGGAAATTAGAATCAGTTTAGATAAAGAATTAGTACAAAACGAAAATGCTACTTTTTATGCGCGTGTAAGAGGAAACTCTATGATTGATGCCAATATTGAAGATGGCGATTTATTAGTAATAGATAGAAGTATTGAAACTAGAGATGGAAAAATTGCTGTGTGTATGTTAGATGGTGAATTTACGATTAAACGCTTAAAAGTTGAAAAAGATTGTATGTATTTAATGCCAGAAAATAGCAATTATAAACCTATAAAGGTAACAGCTGAAAACGAATTAATTATTTGGGGAATTGTTACTTATGTGGTTAAGAAAGTTTAA